One genomic window of Arachis stenosperma cultivar V10309 chromosome 10, arast.V10309.gnm1.PFL2, whole genome shotgun sequence includes the following:
- the LOC130956264 gene encoding MLP-like protein 43 produces MSLSGKVESETEIEANASDFYNVLRKQLYEVPKICPDDVHAAQVHQGDWQNVGSVQHWDYTIEGKKTSAKDKIEAIDDENKTITYSLFGEEISNDYKTFKGTIKVSDKGSGGGIVKWTFEYEKNKKNMSAASPQSYLDFAIKVTRDIDAHVSKCLSHN; encoded by the exons ATGAGTCTAAGTGGGAAAGTGGAGAGTGAAACAGAGATTGAAGCAAATGCTTCTGATTTCTACAACGTTTTGAGGAAGCAACTTTATGAGGTACCAAAGATCTGTCCAGATGATGTGCATGCAGCTCAAGTGCATCAAGGAGACTGGCAAAACGTTGGTTCTGTCCAGCACTGGGATTATACCATAG AAGGGAAGAAAACAAGTGCAAAGGACAAAATTGAAGCCATTGATGATGAGAACAAGACAATCACTTATAGCCTCTTTGGTGAAGAAATCAGTAATGATTACAAGACTTTTAAGGGTACCATAAAAGTTTCAGATAAGGGAAGTGGTGGTGGAATTGTGAAATGGACCTTTGAATAtgaaaagaataagaagaataTGAGTGCTGCTTCTCCTCAATCTTATTTGGACTTTGCTATTAAGGTCACTCGAGACATTGATGCTCATGTTTCCAAATGCCTTAgccataattaa
- the LOC130954375 gene encoding quinolinate phosphoribosyltransferase [decarboxylating] 1a yields the protein MAMNSRLSCLPQAFHITRSSKPFLSFSVKLQGQSELRRVVKMSATETTNSKISYESFAIKPPSHPTYDLKGIIKLALAEDAGDRGDITCMATIPFDMEVEAYFLAKEDGIIAGIALAEMIFYEVDPSLKVEWSKKDGDDIHKGVQFGKVHGRAHNIVVAERVVLNFMQRMSGIATLTKAMADAAYPAYMLETRKTAPCLRLLDKWAVLIGGGRNHRMGLFDMVMIKDNHISAAGGVSNALKAVDLYLEQRNLKVEVEVETRTLEEVKEVLHYASQTNTSLTRIMLDNMVLPLPNGDVDISMLKEAVQLVNGKFETEASGNVTLDTVHKIGQSGVTYISSGSLTHSVKALDISLKIDTELALKVGRRTGRA from the exons ATGGCTATGAACTCCAGATTGAGTTGCTTGCCACAAGCTTTTCACATCACAAGGTCTTCTAAGCCTTTCCTCAG CTTCTCAGTTAAACTCCAAGGACAATCAGAACTCAG GAGGGTTGTGAAAATGTCTGCTACAGAAACCACAAACTCTAAGATATCGTATGAGTCCTTTGCAATAAAGCCTCCTTCACACCCAACGTATGATTTGAAGGGCATTATCAAGTTAGCCCTTGCAGAAGATGCCGGAGATCGAG GTGATATAACGTGCATGGCCACCATTCCATTTGACATGGAGGTTGAAGCTTATTTTTTGGCAAAGGAGGATGGCATCATCGCGGGGATTGCACTTGCAGAGATGATATTTTATGAAGTTGATCCTTCCTTGAAG GTGGAGTGGTCTAAAAAGGATGGTGATGACATACATAAAGGTGTACAGTTCGGAAAAGTTCATG GACGGGCACATAACATTGTTGTGGCCGAAAGGGTGGTGCTAAACTTTATGCAGAGGATGAGTGGCATTGCAACTTTAACAAAG GCAATGGCTGATGCAGCATACCCTGCATATATGTTGGAGACTAGAAAAACTGCTCCATGTTTACGTTTATTGGATAAGTGGGCG GTATTAATTGGTGGAGGTCGGAATCATAGGATGGGTTTGTTCGATATGGTGATGATAAAAGATAATCATATATCAGCAGCTGGAGGTGTTTCAAATGCCCTTAAAGCTGTTGACCTGTATTTAGAGCAAAGAAACCTAAAAGTGGAGGTTGAG GTTGAGACCAGAACTCTTGAGGAAGTTAAAGAAGTATTACATTATGCTTCCCAAACGAACACCTCTTTGACCCGGATAATGTTGGATAATATGGTTTTACCTCTACCGAACGGGGATGTGGACATATCAATGCTGAAAGAAGCTGTGCAGTTAGTCAATGGAAAATTTGAGACTGAG GCATCAGGCAATGTTACTCTTGATACCGTACATAAAATCGGACAAAGTGGAGTAACCTACATTTCCAG CGGTTCGCTGACTCATTCTGTGAAGGCACTTGACATCTCCCTCAAGATTGATACCGAATTGGCACTCAAAGTCGGAAGGCGTACCGGACGAGCCTGA
- the LOC130955991 gene encoding uncharacterized protein At1g66480-like — MGNSLGGKKTTKVMKIDGETFKIKAPVRASEVLKNHPAGLVLLESEAVKHYGVRAKPLEANQELQPKRLYFLVELPKESSVAPRRVRSGVINMSARDRLESLALSRRSASDLTIMKQTKIISQPQPQSQPQSQLQPLRLKLRLPKAEVEKLIKESKDEIEAGERIMDLCIGNGDINKNKNIDEIIEENDEEVMMLDHHVHWKVARNRVGDNPKTRQQKRVSFMPISEGRTPLAVAS; from the exons ATGGGAAATAGCTTGGGTGGGAAGAAAACCACAAAGGTGATGAAAATTGATGGGGAAACCTTCAAGATCAAGGCACCAGTGAGAGCAAGTGAAGTTCTTAAGAACCACCCTGCGGGTCTCGTTCTTCTTGAGTCAGAGGCAGTGAAGCATTACGGCGTAAGGGCGAAGCCTTTGGAAGCAAACCAAGAACTACAGCCGAAGAGGCTGTATTTCTTGGTCGAACTTCCAAAGGAGTCCTCAGTAGCACCTAGAAGGGTGCGCTCTGGAGTCATCAACATGAGTGCAAGGGACAGGCTCGAAAGCCTAGCTCTTTCTAGAAGGTCTGCTTCTGATCTCACGATCATGAAGCAGACCAAAATAATATCACAGCCACAGCCACAGTCACAGCCACAATCGCAATTGCAGCCTTTGAGGCTAAAGCTGAGGCTCCCAAAGGCAGAGGTGGAGAAGCTTATCAAAGAGAGCAAAGATGAGATTGAAGCAGGAGAGAGGATCATGGATTTGTGCATTGGCAATGGTGacatcaacaaaaacaaaaacatagaTGAGATTATTGAGGAAAATGATGAGGAAGTGATGATGTTGGACCACCATGTTCATTGGAAGGTTGCAAGAAACAGAGTTGGTGACAATCCAAAGACACGTCAGCAG AAAAGAGTGAGTTTCATGCCAATCAGTGAAGGAAGGACTCCACTAGCAGTGGCTTCATAG